In the Hordeum vulgare subsp. vulgare chromosome 7H, MorexV3_pseudomolecules_assembly, whole genome shotgun sequence genome, one interval contains:
- the LOC123413350 gene encoding hydroxycinnamoyltransferase 4-like, producing the protein MAAAVQVLSTEMIVPAEATPGGAVWLSNLDLAARRGYTPTVYFYRPNGEHAGFFTAEEMKDSLARTLVAFYPLAGRLGLDDAGRVQIDCTGEGAVFVTARSDHYALEDLLNEFVPCGKMRGLFVPPTPAPNPPCVLLLAQVTYLRCGGVVLGLALHHSVVDARSAALFVETWASFSRGATKEAAPVLPCFDHRLLAARQERAVLYDHPEYKPEAAPMHAATAASTTYASALITVSKQQVMALRARCAGASTFRAVVALVWQCACRARELPLDAVTRLYSMIDMRPRLAPPLPQGYFGNAVIRTSTVATVGEVVSNPVGYGARRARAATSQGDDYARSLVDYLDGVDVMNLPRSGISHAHLRAISWMGMSLSDADFGWGAPAFMGPALMYYSGFVYVMNAPGKEGALTLALSLEPESMPEFRKVFAEELARLEL; encoded by the coding sequence ATGGCAGCCGCTGTCCAGGTGTTGTCGACGGAGATGATCGTCCCGGCGGAAGCAACGCCGGGGGGCGCCGTCTGGCTGTCCAACCTGGACCTCGCCGCGCGCCGGGGCTACACGCCCACGGTCTACTTCTACCGGCCGAACGGCGAGCATGCAGGTTTCTTCACGGCCGAAGAAATGAAGGACAGCTTGGCCAGGACTCTGGTGGCGTTCTACCCGCTGGCTGGCCGCCTCGGACTGGACGACGCGGGGCGTGTCCAGATCGACTGCACCGGCGAGGGTGCCGTGTTCGTCACTGCGCGCTCGGATCACTACGCGCTCGAGGACCTGCTGAACGAGTTCGTGCCATGCGGCAAGATGCGTGGCCTGTTCGTGCCCCCGACGCCGGCGCCGAACCCGCCGTGCGTCCTGCTGCTGGCGCAGGTCACGTACCTGCGCTGCGGCGGTGTCGTGCTCGGCCTGGCGCTGCACCACTCCGTCGTGGACGCCCGGAGCGCGGCGCTCTTCGTGGAGACGTGGGCGAGCTTTTCCCGCGGAGCCACCAAGGAAGCCGCGCCCGTGCTGCCCTGCTTCGACCACAGGCTGCTCGCCGCGCGCCAGGAGCGCGCGGTGCTGTACGACCACCCGGAGTACAAGCCGGAGGCGGCCCCGATGCACGCGGCAACTGCCGCGTCCACCACGTACGCGAGCGCCCTGATCACGGTCAGCAAGCAGCAGGTGATGGCGCTGAGGGCGCGGTGCGCAGGGGCCTCCACGTTCCGCGCCGTGGTGGCGCTGGTGTGGCAGTGCGCGTGCCGCGCGCGGGAGCTGCCGCTGGACGCGGTGACGCGGCTCTACTCCATGATCGACATGCGCCCGCGTCTGGCGCCGCCGCTGCCGCAGGGGTACTTCGGGAACGCGGTGATCCGGACGTCGACCGTGGCCACCGTCGGGGAGGTGGTGTCTAACCCGGTGGGCTATGGCGCTCGGCGGGCGCGTGCGGCGACGAGCCAGGGGGACGACTATGCGCGGTCGCTGGTGGACTACCTGGATGGTGTAGACGTGATGAACCTGCCACGGAGCGGCATCTCCCACGCGCACCTGCGCGCCATCAGCTGGATGGGCATGTCGCTCTCCGACGCCGACTTCGGCTGGGGCGCGCCAGCGTTCATGGGGCCTGCGCTCATGTACTATAGCGGCTTCGTGTACGTGATGAACGCGCCCGGCAAGGAGGGCGCCCTCACGCTGGCGCTGTCGCTGGAGCCAGAGAGCATGCCGGAGTTCAGGAAGGTGTTCGCCGAAGAGCTGGCCCGGCTCGAGCTGTAA